The genomic stretch TAATACAtttcagtttgtgttttgtAATAAAAAGAACAATTACACATGAAAATGCAGAAACTGATGCTGACAAAACCTGCAACTGTTTTGTTATGTTGTAATCCGAcattgctcccatggggtcgccttcacgcggcgggagtgtttatACTAAGCTACCCCactcctttacttctcttcttttgtcttatttctgccttaccagtcctttcacctatatttccttccaagaaaactctccctactattccctgcatttttccaattcttttcttgttgtcttatttctacctgactggatcaatcacctttatttcacttaccgaaagtcttcttttccacatccttatttctctgcaccccgcatgtcgtaagaggcgactaacggattctgttcctccttttacccttgttaagttgttcttgtatagaatatagtcaatgtttgtaaagattttagtcaagcagtatgtaagaaatgtttagtcctttgtactggaaacttgcattctcccagtaaggtcatatattgtactacgttgcaagtccctggagcaattttttgattagtgcttttgtgaacaagaaacacttaacaagtggctctatcccatctcctccctttcccctatcccatctcccccctttccctcgtcgcgatataaccttcgtggttgaaaacgacgttaaacaccaaataaagaaagtaaagaatcCGACAtttctgggcccgtatgcatgaggaggaagtcagaaacactggaagtagaggcctctttcggaagtgggaactcccgaagtttaactttccaactgttcacctatgcatgaacgccggagtggtgacttcgagagtattcggtcaaggtcgcgaaaattgggggaatcctaactagtgcgcatgcgtttgttgaCGGTAAGCTTGctaccagaagaaacaaatctcatcgcgagttcaaaaaggcgaaagttgagcgcgctgtagtactaacagcgctcttgctgttgtttttggaatggttaaacgaaagggtcggttcaaacctgtgatggattgtcttggaatcgaatgactgcctatgacaaatgactttgttggcCTGAATGTTAGGAGAAGAATAAAggattatgttgaacttttttctttttttgtgtgacctcagttgcatgccgGCAGCAtcaaccctttcttttcttttttttgtctttttttttgcggagagtatccctcttcattgatctttatttttcttttctttttttctgcatttTATATTTAATGTTTCTACTTTAAATGTACCTATATCGTTAACAAAACTATTTCTAAATGTACTTTTTAAACAAgttttctatataacaattccctttcagaaatgcatacaatatccagaggggaaccatatctataaataccaacacataTTTTGGCTATCACTATCAAATAATTAACATAACTTATTATTGCCTTAAAACTTTGTAAATTTTCAAACACgcccaaaaaacttcctttacggtaatttttactaatcatattatatttacaaatcactttatcctcaacgcatttccaaatgaACATAATTGTTgggcaaaaaataaataaaaaattcagtataatcaatttcgttctcacagttatgtacaacaattactgtatgttgaacttgtgtttaataattttataCCGGTAAAACTGTTGGACAAACATAGATTGGTTATAGGGAAaatttgggttactggtaaagtttaaaaggaagaacattatgcggtagaccgtaaataactaagtttagtgACTTGTTCCGTATTTATTGTTGAAATGTCTGTCAAgaagtttagaaaagacaatactgttcatcggtgctttaatttgttttccctcgttaatttttgattacgatggcgatgcatggttatgtacagttgaaagtcaagattggattttttttaaagcataggacagtttctttacgcatttaaaaaaaaatgaacacagaggcaaaaaccggttgttgcagtctgaatgcaattgaggtctataaagaaaaagattcatgagaaaaaaaaagaaaaaaaattagctcccagcggcacttgaatCCAGAGCGTCGGATCGAAATTCCGAAgccgtaaccactgcactatgctacTCGTCTGAAAAAAGCATGATGAAAAGATGTGTtatcagttattcagtcgtggtagtttgaaagctcaccaccttcgccgaatgactcgagcacgttttttttaggTCAGGAACTGCTCGAACTGTCGGTTTTGAGCCACTCTGTTTCAAGCacttcacctaaattaaacaagaatgtcacagttcgtgtatatggtgcaaggtagccgaccgtctcattcGAGTCATTGTAGctaagttacgacagttgctcgattgacgcatttcacgtcttcgatattgtgtctgagctcatttcccaatgagctgcctttaaaaccggaatgtcctgcaattgaagtatgcgttggaggtttcttttagatgggtaaggacctttaaagatgcgatatcgtcgtataatgatgaaattaactttgaaagtgggaacttcggaagcaaagttgccagcaactcggtatgcacgagcgaacttgaacgccgaagtagtggcttcgagagtcctaaggtcaaggtcgaggaaattgggggaatcccaattagtgcgcatgcgtttgtaaacggcaggcttggcgaccagaagaaacaaatctcatcgcgagttcgtaaatgggcgaacgttgatcgcgctgtagcttttactatagttgtttttgactggttaaacgaaatggtctgttcaaaactgtgatgattgtcttgaaattgaatgactgtctgtaataatgattttgttgaccagaatgttggggagaataaaacattttttgtttatgtggtagcgaagtcggttatgttaaacctcttttttttaatgattgtgtatcggtaaaactgttttagacaaaataggttggttagagcaaagttttgggttactggtaaatttaaaaaggcagaactcaagttttggggaatcaagatataaggtagagtgaaaagaagataagttcagtaactttcatattaattgggaaaatgtgtgtcaaaATTTGTACAAAAGATAAAtggttgtacttaggtgtttgtaaactatgtttgtcctcgttaattgtgaacaggatgtatgtttatgtaaagttgaCAGTCAACATTGGATTTGTTtatcctacgcgcgtgtgtgcatgtgtgttagacatagacagagaccactttattatctcaattacgagaagCTCGGGTGTGGTGACTCACAATAAActacataaaacgtaagaaaataaataaaatatcgaggcgcaaaaaatcagctcataatagtgtgtgtgtgtggggggggggggtggtgggtggggggtgcacacacacacacacacacacacacacgcgcacacgcacaattatacccgcacgcacgcacacacaggcaggcaggcactcgcacaaatacatacactttcggcacactcacacacgcacacacacacacacacacacacacacacccacccctcccccccacacacacacatatgcgcgcgtgcatgcaaacaaacgaatgaatgaacagacgcacacctacacacgcacgcacgcacacacacacgcacgcgcacacaaacaaacgcacaattatacccacacgcacgcacacacaagcaggcaggcactcgcacaaatacatacaaacactttcacacacacgcacacgcacgcacacacacacacacacacacacacacacacacacacacacacacaaacacacacccctccccccacacacacatgtgcgcgcgtgcatgcaaataaacgaatgaatgaacagacgcacacctacacacgcacgcacgagcgcacacacacacacacgcacacacacacacacacccacacacacgcacacacgcacacgcacacactcacacatgcacacaaagacgCCAATTTACACAGAAACACCCCCTCCTATAAGCGgggatgaaagagtggtggccagtgacccagaacgaacaaaagtcaaagctggcaactcaggtttgtatttagggaaatttacacgaaatgcacgcacgagatacgacttttctgtctattttctctctttgggactttcatttgcgttagatcggtttgatatgaaaaaccgaagaaaatccttgctattttgcactgaaaaactttggaagtagcgtgtttactcctgggttttgctgtagtacaattaccctcacttacttcctcgcttgcttCAAAAGTAAGCTGTTTTTCCGTCTCATGCATGCGaaattgaggatgtacttccgatgtcgctcaaaacgttggaagttgtcgcaaactaccatcaattacttcctcgctttgcttcaaagtaagcccttcttccggcccatgcatacgaaagtgaggcaagttcttccgatgtcactcaaaacttcgggagttttcgcgaacttcccccataagcatacgggcactGAACAGTACACTTCCACTACATGGTTTTTGTGGTCCAAAGAATGAGATAGCGATATATGCGTTGGTGTGTGGGGGTCGTGTTGAGGCTGCggcaacaaaaacataaaaattcaaGTTTCGCTCAGTCACttttaagggaagcaactgcctTTTCTTCCTCTTGAGTTAGAGATAAAAACGTGATTATTCCCCTTTACCACTAAAGCCTATGTTCCTTTGGTCgcagggtgtgtgtatgtaactttctttctttctttttttatttggtgtttaacgtcgttttcaaccattcaaggttatatcgcgacgggtatGTAACTTGAGTAAACTCATCTGAAATACTTTCAACTAGGCACGTATGCCCACATACAGCATAAAGCCTGGGACTCTGTAAACTCAGGACTCTGAGACGTttgcaagaacccagtcctctatGGAAGAAGATGACTTTAAAGACTCCTTCTTGTGAAAATGGTTTGGATCAGCATCTCAGATCAGGTCGggcgccccccgcgggttagggggagtcccatattggttgggacgaaaaagaatttacccgatgctccccagcatgtcgtaagaggcgactaacggattctgtttctccttttacccttgttaagtgttgtatagaatatagtcaatttttgtaaagattttagtcaagcagtatgtaagaaatgttaagtccttttactggaaacttgcattctcccagtaaggtaatacattgtactatgggactgggtggccgagtggtaacgcacttgcgctcggaagcgagaggttgcgagttcgaccctgggtcagggcgttagcaattttctcccccctttcctaaccttggtggtgggttcaagtgctagtctttcggatgagacgaaaaaccgaggttccttcgtgtacactatattggggtgtgcacgttaaagatcccacgattgacaaaaggttctttcctggcaaaattgtataggcatagataaaaatgtccatcaaatacccgtgtgacttggagtaaaggccgtgaaaggtgaatgctcgccctaataggcttgaggtttgctggtcaatgtgaatgcgtgatatagtgtgtaaaaaattccatctcacacggcagtaATGTtataaagcgcattgagcatatatatgattatgcgctatagcaaatgtccattattattattattatgttgcaagcccctttctttctttatttgggttttaacgttgttttcaaccacgaaggttatatcgcgacgagttgcaagcccctggagcaaatttttgattagtgcttttgtgaacaagaaacaattgacaagtggctctatcccatctccccccttcccccgtcgcgatataaccttcgtggatgaaaacgacgttaaacaccaaatacagaaagaaagaaaaaagtttaaaaaattgttaaaaaaaagttaataaggcgacccccttttttctttgcacagatgtgtttgtttgtttgtttgcttaacgcccagtcgaccatgaagggccatatcaggacaGTGTGTTAATAATGCttcctgtgcacaaaatgtgtaatggattCAAGCTGCGGTTTAAACACACTAATAATTAActccttaagtgtttcttgtatagaatatagtcaatgtttgtaaagattttagtcaagcagtatgtaagaaatataTATAAAGTAtgtaagtcctttgtactggaaacttgcattctcccagtaaggtaatattgtacaacgttgcaagtttttgattagtgcttttgtgaacaaaaaacaattgatAATTAGCTCTAtaccatctccccccttcccccgtcgcgatataaccttcgtacgttaaacaccaaataaataaataaataaaagtggctttatcccatctccccccttccctccgtcgcgatatgacCTTCgcggttaaaaacgacgttaaacaccaattaacaacaaaaacatctcctcttttctttaaagaaggaaagcgttctgTCTTTGGGAGTTgtgaatttctttctttcaggaatgctgtctgagagagagagaaagagagagagagagaaagagagagagagagagagagagagagagagagagagagaggggagggggaagagaagagagagagatatgagaACATCGAATGGTTTATTGTACTAAGGCAGGGGCTGATCGGGGGGGGGTTGGGTTTTGAGGAAACCCCACTATTGCCTTATATACCTTTAGAAACATTTTCATCAAGAGACTTACAAATGATTTTTGAATTTTCTGTTACAGCACCAGCAGGTGAAGATTtcaagacagacaaaacagtcaACGTGCAGATGGAGCATACATcagaaataccaacatcgtccagtgctgacagcaacgttgtttggctgaaacaagaggcacctgaaataccaacatcgttcagtgctgacagcaacgttgttagactgaaacaagaggcagctgaaataccaacattgtccagtgctgacagcaacgttgtttggctgaaacaagaggcaactgaaataccaacatcgtccagtgctgacagcaacgttgtttggctgaaacaagaggcaactgaaataccaacatcgtccagtgctgacagcaacgttgtttggctgaaacaagaggcaactgaaataccaacatcgtccagtgctgacagcaacgttgtttggctgaaacaagaggcaactgaaataccaacatcgtccagtgctgacagcaacgttgtttggctgaaacaagaggcaactgaaataccaacatcgtccagtgctgacagcaacgttgtttggctgaaacaagaggcaccTGAAATACTAACATCATCCAGTGCTGACAGCGACGTTGTTAGACTGAAACAAGAGGCACCTGAAGTACCAACATTGTTCAGTGCTTACAGTGAAGTTATTAGGCAGAAACAAGGGGCAGCAGAAATCCCAATTGATTTTGGAACCATTGCAGACACAGCTTCATTTTCAGAACAAGATTGGGGTGCATGTTCAAATGTTATCAAGCGTGAAAAAGACGGTGTGGGGGAGGGTGGAGCAAGGCCAGTGATGGAGGTCTCCGACGAGTGCAAAGAGGAGTGTACATGCAATGCGGGGCAGGACTTCAACACTGAGGCATTCCCAGCTGTGACAGAGACCAGCAGTTCAGCGGCTGAAGTCATCCCTGCAACAAGTGTGTATGCGCATGGTGagagttttgtttgtggtgGTGTGGAAGTTGAAGAGGACAGGAAACCAGACATTGCACGTGACTGTGTAACGCAAGCAGCATTTTGTCCTCTGTCTGCAGGCTGTTACTGTCAAGTGGAAGTGAAACAAGAGCCAGTAGAACCCACACAACACGTTGAGAGTGTGGAACACGGTGGTAAAGATGAATTTCCTGGTTTGAAGAACAATTTGAGAAGATGTGCACTCCCATACAGTAAGAAACGACAATATGTCTCAAGTGAAAGACCACATGCCCGCCTTAAATGTACAACAATATTTGGTCAAAAGGGGTgtgtaaacaaacacatgttaacacatacaggagaaaagccacatgcctgtcctcattgtttaAAGAAATTTGTCCAGAAAGGGactttgaagacccacatgttgacacatacaggagaaaagtcacatgcctgtcctcattgtttaAAGAAATTTGCTCACAACGGgtatttgaagacccacatgttgatacatacaggagaaaagccacacgcctgtccttcttgcaaagtgaaatttgctcagaaagggactttgaagacccacatgttgacacatacaggagaaaagtcacatgcctgtcctcattgttcaaagaaatgtaCTCGGAAAGAGCATTTGAAggcccacatgttgacacatacaggagaaaagccacatgcctgtcctcattgtttaAAGAAATTTGTCCAGAAAGGggatttgaagacccacatattgacacatacaggagaaaagccacatgcctgtcctcattgttcaaagaaatttgctcggaaaaacaatttgaagacccacatgttgacacatacaggagaaaagccacatgcctgtccttcTTGCAAAGTGAAATTTGCTCTGAAAGGggatttgaagacccacatgttgacacatacaggagaaaagccacacgcCTGTCCTTATTGTTCAAAGAATTTTGCTCAGAAAGGGAATTTAAAGactcacatgttgacacatacaggagaaaagccacacgcCTGTCCTTGTTGTTCGAAGAAATTTGCTCAGAAGGGGAATTTGAAAacccacatgttaacacattcAGGAGAAAAGCCTTAATTGCACAGCAAAATATTCTCATAAAAACAGTTCGAAAATCCACATGTGTGCGTCCATATGGAGCGTACAACAGGAATACCAACATCGTCCAGTACTTACAGTATGGTGATGGAGACAACTCCAAGCAGTGAGTGTGTAAcgtgatgttgtgtgtgtgaacagtgaTGAGTGATCATGTACATTCAGTTATTGACTACTTGATACAGGTTTTAGATGTGAAAAATATATTTACAGCAGTAAGCTAGGTTTCCAAGAGAACGACTGTTTTATGACTTTTGACACGTAAAATATTTTTGTATGTTAAAAAAGAAGAGCCATAAAGTTTCTTTTCTACCCCTAAACTACCGGCAGGGTtcgcctagtggtaaggcgtccgccccttgatcgggaggtcgtgggttcgaaccccgggtcatacctaagactttaaaattggcaatctagtggcctggcgtctggcatcatggggttagtgctgggactggttggtccggtgtcagaataatgtgaccaGTCACATGAGACAgggagacatgaagcctgtgctgcaacttcggtcttgtgtgtggcgcacgttatatgtcaaagcagcaccgcccggatatggcccttcgtggtcggctgggcgttaagcaagcaaacaaacaaacccctaAACCATGAGTTGAAAGGACAATGTTTCTTTTCTACCCCTAAACTATGAGTTAAAAGAACAATGTTTCTTTTCGACCCCTAAACTATGAGTTAAAAGGACAATGTTTCTTTTTGACCCCTAAACTATGAGTTAAAAGAACAATGTTTCTTTTCGACCCCTAAACTATGAGTTAATAGGACAATGTTTCTTTTCGACCCCTAAACTATGAGTTAAAAAGACAATGTTTCTTTTCGACCCCTAAACTATGAGTTAAAAGGACAATGCTTCTCGCATTTCCTTGCACAGGTCTCTTTGGGCTTAAAGTCATGTAGAAAATTATCTagtttcattgacttttttTGCACGGAGTTGAACACTGCAATTTTTCAATAAATTTCAgtcatgggaattgtccgccaaaaAGGCAAAAGTGtccaacacaaaaataaatgggggaggcaaaaaaaCTGATTTTAGTGGTAAACTCGGAgttcagatgacaccaaatggTGTTGGTATTTTTGGAGACCCGGACGCCCCTATTCAAAGCACCTTTGCTTTGCGCCAGTAACTTGGTGCAAAGCGTCTTCAAATGCTATTTCTtcaaaatgttcagcctttttttacttttttcaattcccattcCTAATATTTAATTTTATTATTGTCCTGATGGTAGGTTAGCTTAAAAAGTAAGTGAGGCGGACATAGCCAATCACAACTCAACAAAATGAATAAGccaaggtcttcttcttcttctgcgttcgatgatcAGCCAAGGTCAAAAGCTACCTGCC from Littorina saxatilis isolate snail1 linkage group LG16, US_GU_Lsax_2.0, whole genome shotgun sequence encodes the following:
- the LOC138950034 gene encoding gastrula zinc finger protein XlCGF57.1-like: MHTKTPIYTETPPPISGDERVVASDPERTKVKAGNSAPAGEDFKTDKTVNVQMEHTSEIPTSSSADSNREKDGVGEGGARPVMEVSDECKEECTCNAGQDFNTEAFPAVTETSSSAAEVIPATSVYAHGESFVCGGVEVEEDRKPDIARDCKGTLKTHMLTHTGEKSHACPHCLKKFAHNGYLKTHMLIHTGEKPHACPSCKVKFAQKGTLKTHMLTHTGEKSHACPHCSKKCTRKEHLKAHMLTHTGEKPHACPHCLKKFVQKGDLKTHILTHTGEKPHACPHCSKKFARKNNLKTHMLTHTGEKPHACPSCKVKFALKGDLKTHMLTHTGEKPHACPYCSKNFAQKGNLKTHMLTHTGEKPHACPCCSKKFAQKGNLKTHMLTHSGEKP